The following coding sequences lie in one Musa acuminata AAA Group cultivar baxijiao chromosome BXJ1-8, Cavendish_Baxijiao_AAA, whole genome shotgun sequence genomic window:
- the LOC135588158 gene encoding probable sugar phosphate/phosphate translocator At5g25400, translating to MRHLCRFANWSLSNSELCKQVLSGLVIPIPSRLRSSFLQLRIYRSQQQQFRDWTDRRRGGSGGAMAEGVMKKVLLSYAYVAVWIFLSFTVIVYNKYILDPKMYGWPFPISLTIIHMTFCSALAFLLVRVLRLVAPPASSPMTRPLYLSSVVPIGALYSLSLWFSNSAYIYLSVSFIQMLKALMPVAVYSISVLFRKEAFKSSSMLNMLSISFGVAIAAYGEARFVGAGVVLQLAAVAFEATRLVLIQILLTSKGVSLNPITSLYYVAPCCLAFLLVPWSMVELPVLRDRLAASAFRPDILIFGTNSLCAFALNLAVFLLVGKTSALTMNVAGVVKDWLLIAFSWSVIRDIVTSINLFGYAIAFLGVAYYNYVKLQALKAKEAQKKAAQADEESGKLLDQVNGGSNRRNDSHN from the coding sequence ATGCGACACTTGTGTCGTTTTGCAAACTGGTCCCTCTCCAATTCCGAATTATGCAAACAAGTCCTTTCGGGACTTGTAATCCCTATTCCCTCCCGTCTCCGCTCCTCATTCCTCCAACTTCGGATCTATCGATCACAGCAGCAGCAGTTCCGCGACTGGACTGATCGGAGGAGGGGAGGGAGCGGCGGAGCAATGGCGGAGGGGGTGATGAAGAAGGTGCTGCTGTCGTACGCCTACGTTGCGGTGTGGATCTTCCTCAGCTTCACCGTCATCGTTTACAACAAGTACATTCTGGATCCGAAGATGTACGGGTGGCCCTTCCCCATCAGCCTCACCATCATCCACATGACCTTCTGCTCCGCCCTCGCATTCCTCCTCGTCCGCGTCCTCCGCCTGGTGGCGCCGCCCGCCTCCTCGCCCATGACCCGCCCACTCTACCTCTCCTCCGTCGTCCCCATCGGCGCCCTCTACTCCCTCTCCCTGTGGTTCTCCAACTCTGCGTACATCTACCTCTCCGTCTCCTTCATCCAGATGCTCAAGGCCCTCATGCCCGTCGCCGTCTACTCCATCAGCGTCCTCTTCCGCAAGGAGGCTTTCAAGTCCTCCTCCATGCTCAACATGCTCTCCATCTCCTTCGGCGTCGCCATCGCCGCGTACGGCGAGGCCCGCTTCGTCGGCGCCGGCGTCGTCCTCCAGCTCGCCGCCGTCGCCTTCGAGGCCACCCGCCTCGTCCTCATCCAGATCCTCCTCACCTCCAAGGGCGTCTCCCTTAACCCCATTACCTCCCTCTACTACGTAGCCCCCTGCTGCCTTGCCTTCCTCCTCGTCCCCTGGTCCATGGTCGAGCTCCCTGTCCTCCGTGACCGCTTGGCCGCCTCCGCCTTCCGCCCCGACATCCTCATCTTCGGCACCAACTCCTTGTGCGCCTTCGCCCTCAACCTTGCCGTCTTCCTCCTCGTCGGCAAGACCTCCGCCCTCACCATGAACGTCGCTGGCGTCGTCAAGGACTGGCTCCTCATCGCCTTCTCCTGGTCCGTCATCCGTGACATCGTGACCAGCATCAACCTCTTCGGCTATGCCATCGCCTTCCTCGGCGTCGCCTACTACAACTACGTGAAGCTGCAGGCGCTCAAGGCCAAGGAGGCACAGAAGAAGGCCGCCCAGGCTGATGAGGAGTCTGGGAAGCTCCTCGATCAGGTCAATGGTGGCAGCAACCGGAGGAATGACTCCCACAATTGA